Below is a window of Candidatus Trichorickettsia mobilis DNA.
TATCATTAAATATGATTAGCAATATTTAATATTTGAGTATAATAAAAAATGGCACAAAAATTGGTTAACAAAATCCTCTTTGGCGTTTTAGTTATTTTAATAGCTATACTAGCTTATAAAATTATTAATCCTATATCTAATAATATTTCTTCACCGGTAGTAACCACCATGGAAGAAGCTATAGCCCCAGAAGATGAAAAAGAAAAAGTTCAAGATATTGTAAAAGAGTATTTGATGAATAATCCCGAAGTGATTATTGAGTCAATTGAACAACTGCAAAAACGTAAAATGCAGGAAATGGAAGCAACGGTAAAAAACTATATTGAGCAAAAAAAACCGGAAATAGAAAATTCTACTACCTTTCCTGTGCTTGGTAATGCAGAAGGAAATATTATTATAGTATCTTTCTACGACTATAATTGTTCTTATTGTAAAAAAGGTGACAGTTATATCAATCAGGTGCTTGAAGCTAATAATGATGTTAAGGTTATCTTGAGGCCTTTCCCAATCTTGGGCGAAAATTCTATGTATGCTGCAAAAATTGCATTAGCTGTACATAAACTTGCTCCAGATAAGTTTAAAATTATTCACCAGGGACTAATGCACATGAAACCTATTACTGCAGAAGCAATAGAAGGGTTGATCAGTAGTAATGAGATAGATTGGATATCGCTGCAGACAGAAATACATAAACCTGAAATACAAAGTTTAATTGACAAAAATTTTGAAATGGCCGGCAATCTTAGAATTCAAGGAGCACCTGCTTATATAATTAATGGTACATTATTTCCAGGCTTAGTAGATTTCACTCAATTACAAAGTTCGATTGCTGAAATCAGAAGTAAATTACCACAAAAATAAAGCTTAAGTTTTAGTTCTTGACTTGATGTAGGTAATGTTTTA
It encodes the following:
- a CDS encoding DsbA family protein, yielding MAQKLVNKILFGVLVILIAILAYKIINPISNNISSPVVTTMEEAIAPEDEKEKVQDIVKEYLMNNPEVIIESIEQLQKRKMQEMEATVKNYIEQKKPEIENSTTFPVLGNAEGNIIIVSFYDYNCSYCKKGDSYINQVLEANNDVKVILRPFPILGENSMYAAKIALAVHKLAPDKFKIIHQGLMHMKPITAEAIEGLISSNEIDWISLQTEIHKPEIQSLIDKNFEMAGNLRIQGAPAYIINGTLFPGLVDFTQLQSSIAEIRSKLPQK